From Chryseobacterium sp. IHB B 17019, one genomic window encodes:
- a CDS encoding MFS transporter: protein MSEVIPQPNSIKKILPLILATAIFMQMLDSTILNTSLPSIARDLNESPLNMQNAIISYVLTLAVFMPASGFLADRFGTKKIFIFSLMLFSLGSFFCAISQNLTHLVISRVIQGVGGSLMTPVGKLALIKTFDKNELLKAMNFAIIPALIGPVLGPLVGGYMVDYLSWHWIFLINIPIGILGIILGLKYMPNYKTKDVDFDLKGFLIFAAASLLLSISLELFGNIQNTTPVLVVFILGFLFMYYYYRHAKRDDAPIFPLNLFQVRTFRVGIVGNLATRLGISSVPLLLPLMIQIAYKQSAVTSGWIIAPMALTAMFGKSYVIKILDKFGYRQTLMANTFIIGTLICLLAIPNIHSSLYWFVPIIAVLGFFNSIQFTSMNTISIADLRNFQTSSGNSLISVNQQLAIGFGIAFGLIVLKIFENTDLIKGEIHNAFRLTFLSVGVLTILSGFVFRRLHISDGKNMKSKE from the coding sequence ATGTCAGAAGTAATCCCGCAACCCAATTCGATAAAAAAAATTCTACCTCTGATTTTGGCAACTGCTATTTTTATGCAGATGCTCGATTCCACTATCCTTAATACATCACTGCCATCGATCGCCCGGGATTTAAATGAATCTCCGCTCAATATGCAGAACGCGATTATCAGTTATGTATTGACCTTGGCTGTGTTTATGCCTGCGAGCGGATTTTTAGCAGACAGATTCGGGACGAAAAAGATTTTTATTTTTTCTCTGATGCTTTTTAGCTTGGGATCATTTTTCTGTGCGATTTCGCAAAACCTTACTCATCTTGTAATTTCCCGTGTGATACAGGGTGTTGGAGGAAGTCTGATGACTCCCGTCGGAAAATTAGCTTTAATTAAAACTTTTGATAAAAATGAATTATTAAAAGCTATGAATTTTGCTATTATCCCTGCGCTGATCGGCCCAGTTTTGGGGCCTTTGGTAGGCGGTTATATGGTTGATTACCTTTCGTGGCACTGGATTTTCCTTATTAATATTCCGATTGGTATCTTGGGAATTATTTTGGGATTAAAATATATGCCCAATTATAAAACCAAAGATGTAGATTTTGACTTAAAAGGATTTTTAATTTTCGCGGCGGCCTCGCTCCTACTCTCAATTTCTTTGGAACTTTTTGGGAATATTCAGAATACGACTCCGGTTTTGGTGGTTTTTATTCTCGGATTTCTTTTTATGTATTATTATTACAGACATGCTAAAAGAGATGATGCCCCAATTTTCCCCTTAAATTTATTCCAAGTTAGAACCTTCCGTGTGGGAATTGTAGGAAACCTGGCAACAAGATTAGGAATCAGTTCCGTTCCTTTATTATTACCGTTAATGATTCAGATTGCGTACAAACAATCGGCGGTCACTTCCGGTTGGATCATCGCTCCGATGGCACTTACAGCCATGTTCGGGAAATCTTATGTTATCAAAATTTTAGATAAATTCGGGTATCGGCAGACTTTGATGGCCAATACTTTTATTATCGGAACTTTGATCTGTCTTTTGGCCATTCCCAATATCCACAGCTCGTTATATTGGTTTGTCCCTATTATTGCGGTGTTAGGGTTTTTCAACTCCATTCAATTCACCTCGATGAATACCATTTCCATTGCCGATTTGAGAAACTTTCAGACCAGCAGCGGAAATTCATTAATATCTGTCAATCAACAGCTTGCCATCGGTTTCGGAATCGCATTTGGATTAATTGTTTTAAAAATATTTGAAAACACCGACCTCATCAAAGGCGAGATTCACAACGCTTTCCGTCTAACCTTCCTCTCCGTAGGCGTTCTCACGATTTTATCCGGATTCGTTTTCCGCAGACTTCACATTTCAGACGGGAAAAACATGAAATCGAAAGAATGA
- the asnB gene encoding asparagine synthase B produces MCGIVCLFDAKQKTEILRSQVLEMSKKIRHRGPDWSGVFQDEKVIFSHERLAIVDPASGKQPLFSKDGKIVLAVNGEIYNHRELKEEFPNYEFQTQSDCEVILALYEKYGKNFIEKLNGIFAFSLYDTENDVYLIARDHMGICPLYHGWDRNGSYYVASELKALEGFCKTIETFLPGHLVYSKDGSQLQQWYKRDWESFDSVKDNETDISKLRKGLEDAVHRQLMSDVPYGVLLSGGLDSSVISAITAKFARQRVESGDTQEAWYPRLHSFAVGLVGSPDLEAAQKAAEHIGSVHHEVNFTVQEGLDAIRDVIYHLETYDVTTIRASTPMYLLARVIKSMGIKMVLSGEGSDELFGGYLYFHKAPNAKEFHDETVRKLGKLHLYDCLRANKALMSWGIEGRVPFLDKEFMDIAMTINPKDKMVNAAEGKIEKWVLRKAFEDILPDSIVWRQKEQFSDGVGYSWIDTLKAVAEKEVTDEMMTNAKFKFPLHTPQNKEEYRYRTIFEEHFPSETAAATVPSVPSVACSTPIALEWDEAFKNMNDPSGRAVKVHETSYGK; encoded by the coding sequence ATGTGTGGAATTGTATGTTTGTTTGATGCCAAACAAAAGACCGAAATATTAAGATCCCAGGTTCTTGAAATGTCAAAAAAAATCCGTCACAGGGGACCGGACTGGAGCGGCGTATTTCAGGATGAGAAAGTAATCTTCTCCCATGAAAGGCTTGCTATAGTAGATCCTGCTTCAGGAAAACAACCCTTATTTTCAAAGGATGGAAAAATAGTTTTGGCCGTGAACGGAGAAATTTATAACCATAGAGAATTAAAAGAAGAATTCCCCAATTATGAATTTCAAACCCAGTCTGATTGTGAAGTAATTTTAGCACTTTATGAAAAATACGGAAAAAATTTCATTGAAAAACTCAACGGAATTTTTGCTTTTTCTTTATACGATACAGAAAACGATGTATATCTGATTGCCCGCGACCACATGGGAATCTGCCCACTGTATCACGGTTGGGACAGAAATGGAAGCTATTATGTAGCTTCAGAATTAAAAGCACTGGAAGGTTTTTGCAAAACTATTGAAACTTTTTTACCTGGACATTTGGTGTACAGCAAAGACGGGAGCCAGCTTCAACAATGGTACAAAAGAGATTGGGAAAGTTTTGATTCTGTAAAAGATAATGAAACCGATATATCAAAATTAAGAAAAGGGCTTGAAGATGCTGTTCACAGACAACTGATGAGCGATGTTCCGTACGGAGTTTTACTTTCCGGAGGACTGGATTCTTCTGTAATTTCTGCGATTACTGCAAAATTTGCAAGACAGAGGGTTGAAAGTGGTGATACCCAGGAAGCATGGTATCCGAGATTACACAGTTTTGCGGTTGGTTTGGTCGGTTCACCGGATTTAGAAGCTGCCCAAAAAGCGGCAGAACATATTGGTTCGGTTCATCACGAGGTTAATTTTACCGTTCAGGAAGGTCTGGATGCCATCCGTGATGTGATTTACCATCTGGAAACGTATGATGTAACGACGATAAGAGCTTCCACACCGATGTATCTTCTGGCAAGAGTCATTAAATCAATGGGGATAAAAATGGTACTTTCCGGAGAAGGTTCTGACGAATTATTCGGAGGATATCTGTATTTCCACAAAGCTCCGAATGCGAAGGAATTTCATGATGAAACCGTAAGAAAATTAGGAAAACTTCACCTTTACGATTGTCTGAGAGCCAACAAAGCCCTGATGAGCTGGGGAATTGAAGGGCGTGTTCCTTTTTTAGATAAAGAATTTATGGATATTGCGATGACCATTAATCCAAAAGATAAAATGGTAAACGCTGCAGAAGGAAAAATTGAAAAATGGGTATTAAGAAAAGCATTTGAAGATATCCTACCCGATTCTATTGTCTGGAGACAGAAAGAGCAGTTTTCCGATGGCGTTGGCTATTCATGGATCGATACGTTAAAAGCTGTTGCTGAAAAAGAGGTAACGGATGAAATGATGACCAATGCAAAATTCAAGTTTCCTTTACATACTCCGCAAAACAAGGAAGAATATCGATACAGAACGATTTTCGAGGAACATTTCCCAAGTGAAACCGCGGCGGCAACAGTTCCGTCTGTACCATCAGTTGCATGTTCTACACCGATTGCCCTGGAATGGGATGAAGCTTTCAAAAATATGAACGACCCAAGCGGAAGAGCAGTAAAAGTGCATGAAACGTCGTATGGCAAATAG
- a CDS encoding sodium:solute symporter, whose product MNPGTTLLLFVFIYFIGLLVISYFTSRNSDNQSFFIGNKKSKWWLVAFGMIGTSLSGVTFISVPGTVGKMTGTEYIFGGFEYYMMVIGFFIGYFIVAAILLPLYYKMNLTSIYTYLGKRFNVEAHKIGSTFFIISRAIGATARLYLVVNVLQIFLLEGLGVPFWLTALVLLLMVLLYTFEGGVKTIVITDTLQTSFMIISLIACIIYILSNLNLSFGEAYTILEQKNYTHFINFDPNSKTFFLKTILGGIFITIAMTGLDQEMMQKNISVDNLKNSKKNMLTFAGTLLFVNLAFLFLGGLLYLFALQNGAEYEQIKGETVTNIFGFKDSAGQIKNIMGDDLFPALSLQGHFPMVISVIFIIGLISALFPSADGALTAVTSSYCVDLLNLNEDKTKTEKEKKHLRMKVHLTFTVVFFILIMVFKAMNDKSIVYLIMEIAGYTYGPLLGLFAFGIFTKSYISKKYSILAVTILAPFITYFINQIVTLYTDYRIGVELIILNGLLTFIGLWLVRNKKTSLKIVKP is encoded by the coding sequence ATGAACCCCGGAACTACCCTTTTGCTATTTGTTTTTATATATTTTATCGGACTTTTGGTAATTTCTTATTTTACGAGCCGAAATTCTGATAATCAGTCTTTTTTTATCGGTAATAAAAAAAGTAAATGGTGGCTTGTAGCATTTGGGATGATCGGTACAAGCTTAAGCGGTGTCACCTTCATTTCAGTACCGGGAACTGTCGGAAAAATGACCGGAACCGAATACATTTTCGGCGGTTTTGAATATTATATGATGGTAATCGGGTTTTTCATCGGATATTTTATTGTCGCTGCTATTTTGCTTCCTCTATATTATAAGATGAATCTTACGTCGATTTATACTTATCTCGGCAAAAGATTTAATGTAGAAGCTCATAAAATCGGGTCTACTTTTTTTATTATTTCACGGGCAATCGGTGCTACGGCAAGGCTTTATCTTGTGGTAAATGTTTTACAGATCTTTTTGCTGGAAGGCTTGGGAGTTCCGTTTTGGTTAACGGCGCTTGTCCTTCTGTTGATGGTACTTTTATACACTTTTGAGGGCGGCGTGAAAACGATCGTGATTACCGATACCTTGCAAACTTCTTTCATGATTATCAGTTTGATAGCCTGTATTATTTATATTTTATCAAATCTGAATCTGTCTTTTGGTGAAGCTTATACCATTTTGGAACAGAAAAATTATACCCATTTTATTAATTTTGATCCTAATTCCAAGACATTTTTCCTTAAAACAATTTTAGGGGGAATCTTCATTACCATTGCAATGACGGGGCTTGACCAGGAAATGATGCAGAAAAATATTTCCGTTGACAATCTTAAGAATTCAAAGAAAAACATGCTGACTTTTGCAGGAACATTGCTTTTTGTAAATCTTGCATTTTTATTTTTAGGAGGTTTGCTCTATCTTTTTGCATTGCAGAACGGCGCGGAATATGAACAGATAAAAGGTGAAACCGTTACCAATATTTTCGGATTCAAAGATTCTGCGGGACAGATTAAAAATATTATGGGGGATGACTTATTCCCGGCTTTATCACTTCAGGGACATTTCCCGATGGTTATTTCTGTGATTTTTATTATTGGATTGATTTCAGCGCTGTTTCCTTCTGCGGATGGAGCTTTAACAGCTGTAACAAGCTCATATTGTGTTGATTTACTAAATCTTAACGAAGATAAAACAAAAACGGAAAAAGAAAAAAAACACCTTCGTATGAAAGTTCATTTGACTTTTACGGTCGTTTTCTTTATATTGATTATGGTTTTCAAAGCCATGAATGACAAGTCAATTGTTTATCTTATCATGGAAATCGCAGGCTATACGTACGGGCCGCTTTTAGGACTTTTTGCATTCGGGATTTTCACCAAATCTTATATTTCAAAAAAATATTCGATTCTTGCCGTGACCATTTTAGCTCCGTTTATAACTTATTTTATTAATCAAATAGTGACGCTTTATACGGATTACAGAATTGGTGTGGAATTAATTATTCTGAACGGTTTATTGACATTCATCGGGCTGTGGCTGGTGAGAAACAAAAAAACATCCTTAAAAATAGTAAAACCATGA
- the bla gene encoding subclass B3 metallo-beta-lactamase, giving the protein MKRIILVFLMIISFIGNAQTVNEPKNNPEEWSKMYEPFRVAGNLYYVGTYDLASYLIVTDKGNILINTGLADSLPIIKNNIKKLGFKYKDIKILTLTQAHFDHMGAMADIKKETGAKLYVDEKDAQELKSGGKSDYELGKYGVTFKPVNPHFLLKNNDKIKLGNTTLTLLHHPGHTKGSCSFLFETKDNNQTYKVLIANLPSIIIDRKFSDVKDYQNIQKDYAETFKAMKNVDFDIWVASHASQFDLHTKRKEGDSYNPKLFTDKEVYFQKLGKLEADYLEKVKQDSAEK; this is encoded by the coding sequence ATGAAAAGAATAATCCTTGTATTTTTAATGATCATATCTTTTATAGGTAATGCTCAGACAGTCAATGAACCCAAAAACAATCCTGAAGAATGGTCAAAAATGTATGAACCGTTCAGAGTTGCAGGAAATCTCTATTATGTAGGAACTTACGATCTGGCATCTTATCTTATTGTTACCGACAAAGGAAATATTCTTATCAATACAGGATTAGCAGATTCTCTTCCGATCATCAAAAATAATATCAAGAAACTTGGTTTTAAGTATAAGGATATTAAAATTCTGACACTAACACAGGCTCATTTTGACCACATGGGAGCAATGGCTGACATCAAAAAAGAAACAGGAGCCAAGCTTTATGTTGATGAAAAAGATGCGCAAGAATTGAAAAGCGGAGGAAAATCAGACTACGAATTGGGGAAATACGGAGTAACTTTTAAACCTGTAAACCCTCATTTTCTTTTGAAAAACAATGATAAAATTAAACTCGGGAATACTACCCTGACTTTACTTCATCATCCGGGCCACACAAAAGGATCATGCAGCTTTTTATTTGAAACCAAAGATAACAATCAAACGTATAAAGTTTTAATTGCGAATCTGCCTTCAATAATTATTGACAGAAAATTCTCGGACGTAAAAGATTATCAAAATATTCAGAAAGATTATGCTGAGACCTTCAAAGCGATGAAAAATGTGGATTTTGATATCTGGGTAGCTTCTCATGCGAGCCAGTTTGACCTGCATACAAAAAGAAAAGAGGGAGATTCTTACAATCCGAAATTGTTTACGGATAAAGAAGTCTATTTTCAGAAACTTGGAAAATTAGAAGCCGATTATCTGGAAAAAGTAAAACAAGATTCAGCAGAAAAATAA
- a CDS encoding NADPH-dependent FMN reductase encodes MKILAFAGSTSSTSINRKLVKFVLKDFQNEEINLIDLNDFDMPVFSVDREKKGFPDAAHNFLKVIEECDVIICSLAEHNRSYSAAFKNVFDWASRINVKVFQNKPMFLMSTSPGGYGGGNVMNTAKTFFPNFGADIKDTFSLPKFYENFDFESGVINPDMLKDLKDKIENFKNQIKN; translated from the coding sequence ATGAAGATACTGGCATTTGCAGGAAGTACTTCTTCCACTTCCATCAACAGAAAACTGGTAAAATTTGTTTTGAAAGATTTTCAGAATGAGGAAATTAATTTAATTGATTTAAATGATTTCGACATGCCCGTTTTCTCTGTTGACCGTGAAAAGAAAGGTTTTCCGGACGCGGCACACAATTTTTTAAAAGTAATTGAAGAATGCGACGTGATTATTTGTTCGCTTGCTGAACACAACAGATCGTACAGTGCGGCTTTTAAAAACGTTTTCGACTGGGCTTCAAGGATTAACGTAAAAGTTTTTCAGAACAAACCGATGTTTCTGATGTCTACTTCTCCCGGAGGTTATGGCGGTGGAAACGTGATGAATACAGCAAAAACATTTTTTCCGAATTTTGGAGCCGATATAAAAGATACTTTTTCACTTCCGAAGTTTTATGAAAATTTTGATTTTGAAAGCGGCGTTATTAATCCTGATATGCTGAAAGATTTGAAAGATAAAATTGAGAATTTTAAAAATCAGATTAAAAACTAA
- a CDS encoding OsmC family protein: protein MAVTVKASLGKEKYYTEVVAGENILITDEPVDKGGQNKGFNPFEILATSLASCTAATLRMYIDRKEWDVEKINVEVELENFPLTKRAIFKRDISFEGTNLDDEQMRRLHTIADACPIHKILTNDIEILTKFS from the coding sequence ATGGCGGTAACGGTAAAAGCTAGCTTAGGAAAAGAAAAATATTATACGGAAGTTGTCGCCGGCGAAAATATTTTAATTACAGATGAACCTGTAGATAAAGGCGGACAAAATAAAGGCTTCAACCCCTTTGAAATTCTGGCAACCTCTCTGGCAAGCTGTACGGCAGCAACTTTGAGGATGTACATCGACAGAAAAGAATGGGATGTTGAAAAAATAAATGTAGAAGTGGAACTGGAAAATTTCCCTTTAACCAAAAGAGCCATTTTTAAAAGAGATATCAGTTTTGAAGGAACAAATCTTGACGACGAACAGATGAGAAGGCTTCATACCATTGCAGACGCCTGCCCTATTCATAAAATACTAACAAACGACATAGAAATACTAACTAAATTTTCATAA
- a CDS encoding transketolase yields the protein MSKSIEELKSLTTQIRRDILRMVHAVNSGHPGGSLGCTEYFTALYGKVMNYNLPFTMEGKNEDHFYLSNGHISPVFYSTLARFGFFPVDELRTFRKLDSRLQGHPTTHEGLPGVRIASGSLGQGLSVALGVAEGKKLDGDNSLVYTLHGDGELQEGQVWEALMYAAAKKVDNIISTIDYNGRQIDGDTDDVLSLGNLHAKLEAFGWTVLNEKNGNDLEAVIAILEKAKTETGKGKPVVIILHTEMGFGVDYMMGTHSWHGKAPNDEQLDTAFKQLYLEAPSDY from the coding sequence ATGAGTAAAAGCATCGAAGAGTTAAAATCTCTTACTACGCAAATCAGAAGAGACATTTTAAGAATGGTTCATGCTGTAAATTCCGGTCACCCGGGAGGAAGTTTAGGTTGCACCGAATACTTCACAGCACTTTACGGAAAGGTAATGAACTATAATCTTCCTTTCACAATGGAAGGTAAAAATGAAGATCATTTCTATCTTTCAAACGGACACATTTCTCCGGTATTCTATTCTACTTTAGCTAGATTTGGCTTTTTTCCGGTGGATGAACTGAGAACTTTCAGAAAATTAGATTCAAGATTGCAGGGTCACCCAACGACTCACGAGGGTCTTCCGGGAGTAAGAATTGCTTCTGGTTCTCTTGGACAAGGGCTTTCTGTAGCGCTTGGTGTAGCTGAAGGTAAAAAATTAGATGGAGATAACTCTCTTGTTTACACTCTTCACGGAGACGGTGAATTGCAGGAAGGACAGGTTTGGGAAGCATTAATGTATGCTGCTGCAAAAAAGGTTGATAATATCATTTCTACAATCGACTATAACGGTCGTCAGATTGATGGTGATACGGATGATGTATTGAGCTTAGGAAATCTTCATGCAAAATTGGAGGCGTTCGGATGGACTGTTTTGAATGAGAAAAACGGTAATGATCTTGAAGCTGTAATCGCTATTTTGGAGAAAGCAAAAACGGAAACCGGAAAAGGAAAACCTGTTGTTATCATCCTTCATACAGAAATGGGATTCGGGGTAGATTACATGATGGGAACTCACTCTTGGCATGGAAAAGCTCCTAACGACGAGCAATTGGATACGGCTTTCAAACAATTATATTTAGAAGCTCCTTCTGATTACTAA
- a CDS encoding GNAT family N-acetyltransferase: protein MKPEFENIPLTNTGTRFQIEFNDNFAFIDYRAMGSQIALNHTEADILIAGTGAAQAVVEKTLHYIEENKKKALPFCPYIISFIKRNPEWKRVVDERFHGYDQL from the coding sequence ATGAAACCAGAGTTTGAAAATATCCCATTAACAAATACCGGAACAAGATTCCAAATAGAATTTAATGACAATTTCGCTTTCATCGATTACCGTGCAATGGGAAGCCAGATCGCATTAAACCACACCGAAGCAGACATTTTGATTGCAGGAACTGGCGCCGCACAGGCAGTTGTTGAAAAAACATTACATTATATTGAAGAAAACAAAAAGAAAGCTCTTCCCTTTTGCCCGTACATCATTTCATTCATCAAAAGAAATCCGGAATGGAAACGTGTTGTAGATGAGAGATTTCACGGGTACGACCAACTTTAA
- a CDS encoding pirin family protein → MSNIGLIIEEKSADIGNFLVGRLLPFREKRAVGPFVFIDHMGPAELKDYQNLDVPAHPHIGLSTLTYLLEGSIFHRDSVGSAIEIQPGAVNWMTAGKGVVHSERTPEHLRHSDKRLHGFQIWVGLPKHLEQAEPSFHHTEAEEIPAWEEDGIQYKLIAGEAFGRKSPVPVHSKLFFIEIKTKEAKKISIGKDLYGEAAMYVLDGTVSTEGNSYGSKQLMIAKDTKLCEFDMSENGTVYLFGGEPFEEERFIFWNFVNSDKELIEKAKVDWNDQNHDAFPLVPGDEDEYVPLPKAILNRKP, encoded by the coding sequence ATGTCAAATATCGGACTTATTATTGAAGAAAAATCAGCAGATATAGGAAACTTTTTGGTGGGAAGGCTTTTACCTTTCCGTGAAAAAAGAGCAGTCGGACCTTTCGTTTTTATCGATCATATGGGACCTGCAGAACTTAAAGATTATCAGAATCTTGATGTTCCTGCTCATCCGCACATCGGACTTTCCACGTTGACATACCTTTTGGAAGGATCTATTTTCCACAGAGACAGCGTTGGAAGTGCCATTGAAATTCAGCCGGGAGCGGTTAACTGGATGACGGCCGGAAAAGGCGTTGTACACTCCGAAAGAACACCGGAACATTTAAGACATTCGGATAAAAGACTTCATGGGTTCCAGATCTGGGTAGGACTTCCGAAACACCTGGAGCAGGCCGAACCAAGCTTTCATCACACTGAAGCTGAGGAAATTCCGGCTTGGGAAGAAGATGGGATCCAGTATAAATTAATTGCCGGAGAAGCTTTTGGAAGAAAATCTCCCGTGCCTGTTCACAGCAAATTATTTTTTATTGAAATTAAAACTAAAGAAGCCAAAAAAATAAGCATCGGGAAAGATCTTTACGGTGAAGCAGCAATGTACGTGTTGGACGGAACAGTTTCAACCGAAGGAAATTCTTACGGTTCAAAACAATTAATGATCGCAAAAGATACCAAGCTTTGCGAATTCGATATGAGTGAAAACGGAACGGTCTATCTTTTCGGAGGCGAACCTTTTGAGGAAGAACGTTTCATATTCTGGAATTTTGTAAATTCAGACAAAGAATTGATCGAGAAGGCAAAAGTAGACTGGAACGACCAAAATCATGATGCATTTCCTTTAGTTCCGGGCGATGAGGACGAATATGTTCCGCTTCCAAAAGCAATTTTAAACAGAAAACCTTAA
- a CDS encoding (4Fe-4S)-binding protein yields METHEYINGDITVIWQPKKCIHAAVCVKMLPKVYNPKERPWLKAENASPEELKNQIDLCPSGALSYKFNTEK; encoded by the coding sequence ATGGAAACACACGAATATATAAACGGAGATATTACCGTGATCTGGCAGCCAAAAAAATGTATCCACGCTGCAGTTTGCGTGAAAATGCTTCCAAAAGTATACAATCCGAAAGAAAGACCATGGCTGAAGGCGGAAAATGCAAGTCCGGAAGAACTTAAAAATCAAATAGACTTATGCCCTTCGGGAGCTTTAAGTTATAAATTCAATACAGAAAAATAA
- a CDS encoding GNAT family N-acetyltransferase, whose protein sequence is MIEVKQNNDEKRGNFEAFIDGNHAGLMTYTWAGEERFIIDHTEVEEAYNGKGVGKEMLEAAVDFARKNGKTIIPLCPFAKATFQKHEELQDVLVNQTQA, encoded by the coding sequence ATGATTGAAGTAAAACAAAACAACGACGAAAAACGCGGAAATTTTGAAGCTTTCATAGACGGAAACCACGCAGGATTAATGACTTATACCTGGGCTGGAGAAGAAAGATTCATTATAGACCATACTGAAGTGGAAGAAGCATACAACGGAAAAGGCGTTGGTAAGGAAATGCTTGAAGCTGCGGTAGATTTTGCAAGAAAGAACGGAAAAACCATTATTCCGCTTTGCCCTTTTGCAAAAGCTACTTTCCAGAAACATGAAGAGCTTCAGGATGTGCTGGTGAATCAGACACAGGCTTGA
- a CDS encoding TMEM175 family protein codes for MTKGRLEAFSDGVIAIIITIMVLELKVPEGHQWADLKPLIPKFLAYIFSFIYIGIYWNNHHHLFQTVKKVNGSILWANLHLLFWLSLMPVATEWIGESRFAKNPVAAYGIGLIMCAVAYTILENLIIKHEGEDSQLKEAIHSKSKEYISIACYVLGFATSFFYPYIAIGFYYIVALIWLIPDRRIEKSLREN; via the coding sequence ATGACTAAAGGAAGATTAGAGGCCTTCAGCGACGGAGTTATTGCCATCATTATCACCATTATGGTTCTTGAGCTGAAAGTGCCTGAAGGACATCAATGGGCAGACCTCAAACCTCTCATTCCGAAGTTTTTAGCTTATATTTTCAGTTTTATTTATATAGGAATTTACTGGAACAACCATCATCACCTGTTTCAGACGGTAAAAAAAGTGAACGGAAGTATTCTCTGGGCCAATCTTCATCTGCTGTTCTGGCTTTCATTAATGCCGGTTGCCACAGAATGGATCGGGGAATCGCGTTTTGCAAAAAATCCTGTCGCCGCTTACGGAATCGGGCTTATTATGTGCGCCGTTGCTTATACAATTCTGGAAAATTTAATTATAAAACACGAAGGTGAAGATTCTCAATTAAAAGAAGCAATACATTCAAAATCAAAAGAATATATATCAATCGCATGTTATGTTCTGGGATTCGCGACTTCCTTTTTTTATCCTTATATTGCCATAGGTTTTTATTATATCGTGGCTTTGATATGGCTGATTCCGGACAGAAGAATTGAAAAATCATTAAGAGAAAATTGA
- a CDS encoding pirin family protein, with translation MATKKVEIIASPKPAHLVGDGFRVHNFIPSIAGLDMKRMDPFLMLDYNSKYHFNGTEQPRGVGVHPHRGFETITIAYHGRVQHHDSAGGGGIIGQGDVQWMTAAKGILHKEYHETEWAKTGGIFQMVQLWVNLPSVYKMSCPKYQSIKNSDMQKVDLGENGFIEIIAGEYNGQKGPAFTFSPVHMMNAKLKKDGKASFSFPDDFNTAALVVEGNIIINAEEKAPTDHFVLFENKGEDFTIEATEDSIILIISGMPLNEPIYPHGPFVMNSREEIMQAFEDYNLGRFGYLPD, from the coding sequence ATGGCAACTAAAAAAGTAGAAATCATAGCATCTCCCAAGCCCGCTCATCTGGTGGGTGACGGTTTTAGGGTTCATAATTTTATCCCAAGCATTGCCGGACTGGATATGAAGAGAATGGATCCGTTCCTGATGCTTGACTACAATTCAAAATATCATTTCAACGGTACAGAACAGCCGCGAGGTGTCGGAGTACATCCTCACAGAGGTTTTGAAACCATAACTATAGCTTATCATGGCAGAGTTCAGCATCATGACAGTGCGGGCGGTGGCGGAATTATCGGCCAAGGTGATGTACAATGGATGACTGCTGCAAAAGGCATTCTGCACAAAGAATATCACGAAACAGAATGGGCAAAAACCGGTGGAATCTTCCAGATGGTTCAGCTTTGGGTAAATCTGCCTTCCGTTTATAAAATGAGCTGTCCAAAATACCAGTCCATCAAAAACTCCGATATGCAGAAAGTTGATCTGGGTGAAAATGGTTTCATCGAAATTATTGCAGGAGAATATAATGGTCAGAAAGGCCCGGCCTTTACTTTCAGTCCGGTTCACATGATGAATGCAAAATTGAAAAAAGACGGAAAAGCCAGCTTTAGTTTTCCAGATGATTTCAATACGGCAGCTTTAGTTGTTGAAGGAAATATTATCATTAATGCTGAAGAAAAAGCTCCAACTGATCATTTTGTTTTATTTGAAAATAAAGGTGAAGATTTTACTATTGAAGCAACAGAAGACTCAATTATCCTAATCATCAGCGGAATGCCTTTAAATGAGCCAATTTATCCGCACGGCCCTTTTGTAATGAACTCCAGGGAGGAGATTATGCAGGCTTTTGAAGATTATAATTTGGGAAGATTCGGATATTTGCCGGATTGA